A DNA window from Halogeometricum borinquense DSM 11551 contains the following coding sequences:
- a CDS encoding outer membrane protein assembly factor BamB family protein, which translates to MFLHDSTHQRAFTSERAVVAQPSIRWSSETDGAVWSSPVVADGMLYVGCYDGNLYAMSSETGNLQWRYQTGDRIDGSPAVANGMVYFGSFDRNIYALDAKTGEERWIYGTRGIVRSSPTVKNGVVYIGAHCRTEECNAYYDVQWPETGYLYAFDAETGRLLWQHETNDGVISSPAVLDGTVYVGSSDATLYALDAATGDILWRFDADGPIMSSPVLDDGRVLFGTVSGVLYSVRAKSGDLQWSFDLNRSRGGGVELSPVITCSPVVSDETVYVGSMVPGDEIIGKLYAVSSANGTPRWAESRFAQAIGSSPVVVNDVVCFGAHIFGPSANVESGLYAVDSDGSIQWSITYDGTEHNGFGSSPAVVGTTLYIGSTESHVLAFDLA; encoded by the coding sequence ATGTTCTTGCACGATAGTACGCACCAACGGGCGTTCACCAGCGAACGCGCCGTCGTAGCGCAACCATCGATTCGGTGGTCCTCGGAGACTGACGGTGCGGTGTGGTCGAGTCCGGTCGTTGCAGATGGGATGTTATACGTCGGGTGTTACGACGGGAATCTGTATGCGATGTCGAGCGAGACGGGTAACCTGCAGTGGCGATACCAAACAGGGGACCGGATTGATGGAAGTCCCGCAGTCGCAAACGGGATGGTCTACTTCGGCTCCTTCGATAGGAATATCTACGCGCTCGACGCGAAAACCGGCGAGGAACGGTGGATATACGGAACGCGTGGAATCGTCCGGAGTAGTCCGACTGTGAAGAATGGCGTCGTGTATATTGGTGCGCACTGTCGGACAGAGGAGTGTAACGCATACTACGATGTGCAGTGGCCTGAAACGGGCTATCTCTATGCATTCGACGCCGAGACTGGTCGTCTGCTGTGGCAACACGAAACGAACGATGGCGTGATCAGTTCGCCTGCGGTCCTTGATGGGACCGTGTACGTCGGTAGCTCTGATGCAACGCTGTACGCTCTCGACGCCGCTACGGGCGACATACTGTGGCGTTTCGACGCGGATGGCCCGATAATGAGTAGTCCGGTCCTTGACGATGGCCGCGTCCTCTTCGGCACCGTCTCGGGAGTGCTCTATTCAGTCCGTGCTAAGTCTGGCGACCTCCAGTGGTCCTTTGACTTGAATCGAAGCCGCGGCGGCGGTGTTGAACTGTCGCCGGTCATCACGTGCTCGCCTGTCGTCAGTGACGAGACGGTGTACGTGGGATCGATGGTCCCCGGTGACGAGATCATTGGGAAACTGTACGCTGTTTCCTCGGCTAACGGAACTCCGCGCTGGGCCGAGTCGAGGTTCGCACAGGCAATCGGGAGTAGTCCGGTCGTTGTGAACGATGTCGTCTGCTTCGGAGCCCATATCTTTGGCCCGTCTGCGAACGTTGAATCCGGGCTCTATGCTGTCGATAGCGACGGCAGTATCCAGTGGAGTATTACCTATGATGGAACCGAACACAACGGATTCGGGAGTAGTCCGGCTGTCG
- a CDS encoding alpha/beta fold hydrolase — translation MPSIQTDDIETYYKVCGTGPPIIFIPGALSDHSAATQQLQAFSDTHTAIAYDLRGHGNTPNPHHTPYSIDQLAEDLHAFITEMGLDRPILCGVSMGGMIAQVYASRYPDQLSALVLADTFSPTFLSRRDRIERLTLMNAMAGLIRLVGYNRAKGFILWFGRKLERNQTPALRADAFPDMDTVDAVNAVKAVAGFHTTDVNLSSITVPTLILYGEHETSIIRRHVPTLSAQIPDSIVQEVLDAGHASPWDNPEFFNSTVRTFLTDQTPIETE, via the coding sequence ATGCCCAGCATTCAAACGGACGATATTGAGACCTACTACAAGGTGTGTGGAACTGGCCCACCGATCATCTTCATACCCGGCGCATTGTCCGATCATTCAGCAGCAACACAACAGTTGCAAGCGTTCAGCGACACCCACACCGCCATTGCATACGATCTCCGAGGCCACGGCAACACCCCGAACCCTCACCACACACCGTACTCAATCGACCAGCTGGCAGAAGACCTTCACGCATTCATCACCGAAATGGGCCTTGACCGTCCGATTCTCTGTGGAGTCTCGATGGGTGGGATGATCGCCCAAGTCTACGCGAGTCGCTATCCGGATCAGCTCAGCGCCCTTGTCCTCGCGGACACGTTCTCCCCGACATTTCTGAGCCGGCGCGACCGCATCGAGCGATTGACACTGATGAATGCCATGGCGGGGCTCATTCGCCTCGTGGGGTACAATCGTGCGAAGGGTTTCATACTGTGGTTCGGACGCAAACTGGAGCGGAATCAGACTCCGGCTCTCCGGGCGGATGCCTTCCCGGATATGGATACCGTAGACGCCGTGAATGCTGTCAAGGCAGTTGCTGGCTTCCATACCACCGACGTCAATCTCTCCTCAATCACCGTCCCGACACTCATTCTTTATGGAGAACACGAAACCTCGATTATCAGACGCCACGTGCCGACACTGTCCGCGCAAATCCCTGACTCAATCGTTCAAGAAGTCCTTGACGCAGGTCATGCTTCTCCTTGGGACAACCCGGAGTTCTTCAACAGTACAGTTCGGACGTTCCTCACGGACCAGACTCCAATTGAGACAGAGTAG
- a CDS encoding outer membrane protein assembly factor BamB family protein gives MNALQTNTSVVYTGTDNGTLYAVDSRSGTSRWSFTAPSGAIHSAPTVMDGTVYVGAGDGTLYAVEATAGTRAWTFSKPSEPIVSSPTVSGSAVYFGADDGVLYAVDTESGDRIWTFDEPTGKVSSSPTVSDGTVFVGADDKTLYAVDADTGDQVWTFEKPVGPVSSSPTVSQGIVYVGADDRRLYAVDAESGEQVWVSDDPTGPVYSSPEVTDGTVFVGSWERLLAIDADTGNTTWTADVPRTGIDSSPTVVEGVVYVGVLDGTLRALSAEDGTEHWSFTDPAGLIASSPTVLEGVVYVGATDGSLYAVESASGEQRWEFTDPDAGLFSSPTVVSSLEAATSAGSRVDFAYQ, from the coding sequence ATGAACGCCCTCCAAACTAACACATCAGTAGTGTATACCGGAACAGATAACGGTACGCTGTACGCTGTCGATAGTCGTTCGGGAACCTCCAGATGGTCGTTTACAGCGCCATCCGGAGCGATCCACTCCGCTCCAACAGTAATGGATGGTACGGTCTACGTCGGTGCAGGCGACGGAACGCTGTACGCTGTCGAAGCGACAGCCGGAACGCGTGCGTGGACGTTCTCCAAGCCAAGCGAACCAATCGTCTCGTCGCCGACCGTGTCGGGAAGTGCTGTGTATTTCGGTGCGGATGACGGCGTGCTGTATGCAGTTGATACAGAGAGCGGCGACCGAATCTGGACGTTCGACGAACCAACAGGCAAGGTGTCTTCGTCACCGACCGTTTCTGACGGAACTGTCTTTGTCGGCGCAGACGATAAAACGCTGTACGCAGTTGATGCAGACACTGGTGACCAAGTCTGGACGTTCGAAAAGCCCGTCGGTCCGGTCTCGTCGTCGCCAACCGTTTCGCAGGGCATCGTTTACGTCGGGGCTGATGACCGGCGACTATACGCGGTTGACGCTGAGAGCGGCGAGCAAGTCTGGGTATCCGATGACCCGACTGGACCCGTATACTCGTCGCCGGAGGTAACTGATGGGACTGTTTTCGTTGGCTCGTGGGAGCGTCTGTTAGCTATCGACGCCGACACGGGGAACACAACGTGGACGGCCGACGTTCCGAGAACTGGAATCGACTCCTCACCAACGGTCGTCGAAGGGGTCGTGTATGTGGGAGTTCTCGACGGCACGCTGCGAGCGCTTTCCGCCGAAGATGGAACAGAGCACTGGTCGTTCACTGATCCCGCTGGCTTGATCGCATCTTCGCCGACCGTCTTGGAAGGAGTTGTCTACGTCGGAGCTACCGACGGATCGCTATACGCGGTCGAGTCAGCTTCTGGCGAACAACGGTGGGAGTTCACTGACCCCGACGCGGGTCTTTTTTCGTCTCCGACAGTCGTCTCATCCCTCGAAGCTGCAACTAGTGCGGGAAGCCGGGTAGATTTCGCGTACCAATGA
- a CDS encoding DoxX family protein translates to MTEDSRETDVSALLLRLGLGVVFAVHGFGKLDIGPLANGAGVSGVTGFFTQLGIPLPGIMAWIVTLVEVVGGLLLLLGVFTRVASLLLTVDMAVATVLVHLPNGFGVGDGGIEFTLVLFFGVLALVFLGPGRYSLEVVVLGRELVPSLGEETLGRSV, encoded by the coding sequence ATGACAGAAGATAGTCGAGAGACTGACGTCAGTGCATTGTTACTACGACTCGGACTTGGTGTTGTCTTCGCGGTGCACGGATTCGGAAAGTTGGACATCGGGCCCTTGGCGAACGGGGCCGGCGTCTCGGGCGTCACCGGCTTTTTTACACAACTCGGCATCCCGCTTCCCGGAATCATGGCGTGGATTGTCACGCTCGTTGAGGTAGTCGGTGGCTTGCTGCTCCTGCTCGGAGTGTTTACCAGGGTCGCGTCCCTCCTCCTTACAGTTGATATGGCCGTTGCGACTGTGTTGGTCCATCTTCCCAATGGATTTGGAGTCGGCGACGGTGGCATCGAGTTTACGCTCGTGCTGTTCTTTGGCGTGCTCGCACTCGTCTTCCTCGGCCCGGGACGATACTCGTTGGAAGTGGTCGTCCTCGGCCGGGAGCTGGTTCCGAGCTTGGGTGAAGAAACGTTAGGTCGCAGCGTCTAA